DNA from Pseudomonas putida:
GCAAGGCCATGACGGGCTCCGGATCAGTTTGGAAGGAACTTGGCGCTGACGTACGGCGAGTAGTCCGGCAGCACGGCTTCGACCTTGCCTTGCTGCTTGAGGAAGTTGGCGGTATCGGTCAGTGCTTGGGTGGTCGGCGCGCCCAGGGCATTGGCTTGGTCCGCAGCCAGTGGGTAGACGTTGCCCTCCAGCAGCACCGGGATGTCGCTGGCCTTGGCGCCGGACAGCTTCACCAGCTTGTCTACGTTGGCCTTGTCGGCCAGCCAGGCTTTCGGGTCTTTGCGGTAGTCGGCGTAGGCATCGAGCGTGACCTTGGCAAACGCCTTGACCACATCAGGGTGTTTCTCAGCGAAGTCCTTGCGCACGATCCAGGCGTCGAAGGTTGGCGCGCCTTTCTGGGCCAGTTCGCCGGAGGTGATCAGTACCTTGCCATTTTCCTTGGCCACGCCCAGGGCCGGGTCCCATACGTAGGTGGCGTCGATGTCGCCGCGCTTCCAGGCAGCAATGATGGCCGGCGGGGCCAGGTTGAGGATCTGTACCTTGGAAGGGTCGATGTTCCAGCTTTTCAGGGCCGCCAGCAGGCTGTAGTGGCCAGTGGAAACGAACGGTACGGCGACTTTCTTGCCGACCAGGTCCTGCGGGGTCTTGATGCTGTCGCGAGCGACCAGCGCCTCACCGGCACCAATCTGCGTGGCGATCAGGAAGGTCTCGACCGGCAGCTTGCGGGTGGCAGCCGCGGCCAGTGGGCTGGAACCCAGGTAGCCGATCTGCACGTCGCCGCTGGCCACTGCGGTGATCACGTCGGCGCCGTTGTCGAATTTGCGCCAGTCGATGCTGGCCTTGCTGGCCTTTTCGTAGTCGCCATCCACCTGGGCCACTTTGGCTGGGTCAACGGTGGTCTGGTAGGCCACGGTCAGGTCGGCAGCCTGGGCTAACCAGCTGGTGCTGGCGAGGGTCAGGGCAGCGAACAGGCGCAGCGGAGCGTGCGGGATCATGGTTGAACCTCTCGTCAGGCAATTGGGGGCTGGATGACGAGAAGGCTAAATGATCTAAGAAAGTTAAAATAAATAACTTTTTTGCATTAGCTTAGGAGACAAATGCTTTAAGCGGCTGGGCGCTCTGACGCGGTGGTTTCGCTCAATGGCGAAATCAGCGGAGCCTGCTAGGCTTTTTCGTCCCTATAGAACGATACGGAATTAGGTTATGAGCAAACGTTTGCAAATAACCAAAAGTTATGAATTGTGCGGCTGCTACAACGAATGGCAGTAAAGGTTCCAACCATATTCCGTAAAAATCTTACGAATTCATAAAACGGTCATTTTGGATTTATAGGATTGTCATTATCCTGTAGCGCAGGTGGCGTCTTAGACCAAAGTCGCGAAACGTTTAGAAACGATTGACTTAATGGTCACGCTTTGGGACTAAATCGCCAATCCACGGTGAGCGGGGCAGCAGACCCTTCCGCCAGAGATACACAAGAATTAGAACGTAGAGGAGCAAAACATGTACAAGTCCAGCCTGGCTCTGGCCGTGGCACTGGGGGTTCTCGCCCAACAAGCAGGCGCTGCCGGTTTCGTTGAAGACAGCAAACTGTCGCTCAGCTCGCGCACCATGTACTTCAACAACGACAACCGTGACGGCGGTGCAGACAACCGCGAATCGGGTCAGGGCTTCAAGCTCGACTACATCTCCGGCTTCACCGAAGGCACCGTTGGCTTTGGTGTCGATGCCCAGGCCCTGTGGGGTATCCACCTGGACGGTGGCCGTGGCAAGCACCCTGACAACAGCAGCTTCTTCCCAAGCGACACCGACGGTTCGGCTGTGAGCCAGTGGGCGCGTGTTGGCGCCAACGCCAAGGCCCGCTTCTCGAAGACCGAGGTGCACTTCGGTAGCGCCCTGGCGCCGAACCTGCCGATCCTGGTCTCCAACGATGGCCGTCTGCTGCCGCAAACCTTCGAGGGTGGCACCATCCAGTCGAAGGAAATCGACAACCTGACCATCAACGCCGGTCAGCTGACCCACGCCATGGGCCGTGCGTCGAGCAACCGTACGGGTCTGTCGGTCAACGGTGGTACCCAGGACAGCAACAAGTTCCGTTACGGCGGCCTGGACTACAAGCTCACCAAAGACCTGACCCTGCAGTACTACTACTCGAACCTGGAAGACTACTACAAGCAGCACTTCCTGGGCCTGACCCACGTGTTCCAGATCGACCAGGACCAGTCGTTCAAGACTGACCTGCGTTACTTCGACAGCAGCAGCGACGGCAAGAACGGCGAAGCCGGCTACCGCTTCAACAACAACGGTGGCTACGCCAAGAACACTGGCGAGGTCGACAACAAGACCTGGTCCGCGATGTTCACCTACACCCTGGGTGGCCACTCGCTGATGCTCGGCCACCAGCGCGTCAATGACGACGGTGGCTTCGTCTGGTTGAACCAGGGCAGCGTGGTTGACGGCAACGGCCGCAACGAAGGCGCCGGTGGTTCCAGCTTCTACCTGTTCACCGACAGCATGATCAACCAGTTCGCCAAGGCCGGTGAAAACACCACCTTCGGTCAGTATGCCTACGACTTCGCTCGCCTGGGCGTGCCGGGCCTGAAAGCCTCGGTTGCCTACCTGAAAGGTGAAGACGGCAAGAACGCCGTTGGCGGCGGTACTTTCAGCGAATGGGAACGTGACGCTCGCGTCGACTACGTTATCCAGGAAGGCACCTTCAAGGGCCTGGGCGCCAGCCTGCGTCACGGCGTATACCGTGGCACCGGCACCAGCTCGCTGGCTGACCAGGATCAGACCCGTCTGATCTTCAACTACACTTACAACTTCCTGTAAGCCGTAGCTGAACAAGAAGCCTCGCCTAGTGCGAGGCTTTTTTGTGCCTGCACATTCGTATGCATTATGGTTATAAATAAATCGTTATTTATTCTTTTTGTTTTTAACCGAATGCAGGCACATTGAACCCATACGGTACAGAACCCAGCCAAGGAGCCGCAGCCCATGAGCCTCAAACTCGGCGATATCGCCCCCGATTTCGAACAGGATTCCAGCGAAGGCAAGATCCGCTTCCACGAGTGGCTGGGCAATAGCTGGGGGGTGTTGTTCTCTCACCCGGCCGACTTCACCCCGGTGTGCACCACCGAGCTGGGCCTGACGGCCAAGCTCAAAGACGATTTCGCCAAGCGTGGGGTCAAGGCCATCGCCCTGTCGGTGGACCCGGTGGACTCGCACCACCGTTGGATCGAGGACATCAACGAAACCCAGAACACCGTGGTCAATTTCCCGATCATCGCCGACGCCGACCGCAAGGTATCCGACCTGTACGACCTGATTCACCCGAACGCCAGCGACACCCTGACCGTGCGCTCGCTGTTCGTCATCGACCCGAACAAAAAGGTGCGCCTGACCATCACCTATCCGGCCAGTACCGGGCGCAACTTCAACGAAATCCTGCGAGTGATCGATTCGCTGCAGTTGACCGACAACCACAAGGTCGCCACGCCAGGTAACTGGCAGGACGGCGACGAGGTGGTGATCGTGCCTTCGCTCAAAGATGAGGAAGAGATCAAGCAGCGCTTCCCCAAAGGTTACCGGGCGGTCAAACCCTATCTGCGGCTAACCCCTCAGCCAAATCGCTAATGGATTCCTCGTTGCATCGCTCTTAGCCAAGCAGGGATTTTCGGGCCGTTTCGACGGCCCTTTTTTATGCCTGCAGGCTTTTTGAGGCCTAGGGCTGCTGCGCAGCCCATCGCGACACAAGGCCGCTCCTACATGCAGGTCGCGGTCCTTTGTAGGAGCGGCCTTGTGTCGCGATGGGCCGCAAAGCGGCCCTAAGATCTCAAACCCTACAAAGCACTTTATGGAATAAATAAATGAAAAAATATGATTTCTAGATATATATGCCAGCTGTTAATGTCTGCTCCAACAGAACACAAGGAAGCGCTGCAATGCTGGTGGTATCAATCGGTGGTAGCCCAAGTTCCCGTTCACGCTCCGGCGTGCTGCTCGAGCGTTCGCGCCAGTGGCTGCAGAACCGTGGCGTTGAAGTGGTGACCTTCCAGGTGCGTGACTTCCCCGCCGAAGACTTGCTGCATGCCCGTTTCGACAGCCCGCAGGTGCAGCACTTCCAGCAACTGGTGGCCCAGGCCGATGGCCTGATCGTTTCCACCCCGGTGTACAAGGCATCGTTCGCCGGGGCATTGAAGACACTGCTCGACCTGCTGCCCGAACGCGCATTGGCCCACAAGATCGTGTTGCCAATCGCCACCGGTGGCAGCATCGCCCACATGCTGGCGGTGGATTACGCATTGAAGCCGGTGCTGTCGGCACTCAAGGCGCAAGAGACCCTGCAAGGGATCTTCGCCGACGACAGCCAGGTTGCCTACGCAGAAGGCGCCCGGCCGGCACAGTTGGTACCCGCACTTGAAGAGCGCCTGCACGACTCGCTGGAAACCTTCCACGTTGCCCTGGCCCGCCGGCCGCGCCCCGTGGCGCCTGGCGTACTGAACGAACGCTTGATCAGCGCTCGCTGGAGCATCTGAACGGCACTACCCGCTACACCACCTTACTCGCCCGACAACGAGGCAAGCAGGTGCAACCCGAACCTCATTCGCACAGGAGAGCGCCATGCGCACTGTCTTCTTGCGTCGCGGTCTGGTCGCCCTGTTTGCGGCGGCTGTGTCCTTCGGCGCCATTACTCAAGCCCAGGCCGAAAGCCTGCGTATCGGTTACCAGAAATACGGCACCTTGGTGCTGCTCAAGGCCAAGGGCACGCTGGAGAAGCGCCTGGCCGAGCAGGGCGTGCAGGTGCAGTGGACCGAATTCCCCGGTGGCCCGCAGCTCCTCGAAGGGCTCAACGTCGGGTCCATCGATTTCGGCGTAACAGGCGAAACCCCGCCCGTGTTCGCCCAAGCCGCTGGTGCCGATCTGCTCTACGTGGCCTACGAGCCGCCTGCGCCGCACAGCGAGGCGATTCTGGTGCCGAAGGGCTCGCCGATCCAGTCGGTGAAGGACCTCAAGGGCAAAAAAGTCGTTCTCAACAAAGGCTCCAACGTGCACTACCTGTTGGTGCGCGCCCTGGAAGACGCCGGCCTCAAATACAGCGATATCCAGCCGGTCTACCTGCCCCCGGCCGATGCCCGCGCGGCGTTCGAGCGTGGCAGCGTCGATGCCTGGGTGATTTGGGACCCTTACCAGGCCGCCGCCGAACAACAGCTGCAAGCGCGCACCCTGCGTGACGGCAAGGGCCTGGTCGACAACCATCAGTTCTACCTGGCCACCCGCAACTACGCGACCCAGCACCCGGCAGTGATCAACACGGTGATCGAGGAAGTGCGCGCCGTGGGCGAGTGGTCCCAGGCCAACCCGCAGGAAGTGACCGACCAGGTCGCACCGCTGCTCGGCCTGCCCGCCGACATCACCCTGACCTCGGTCAAGCGTCAAGGCTATGGTGCCGCGCCACTGACGCCAGAGGTAGTGGCTGCGCAACAGAAGATCGCCGACACCTTCCAGGCGCTCAAGCTGATACCCAAGCCGCTGAGCATCAAGGACGTGATCTGGACACCCCCGGCCAAGGTCGCTAGCGCGCCTTGATTGTTTCGCCTGTGCCGGGGCGACGCTCCGGCTTGAGCCACCCTTGAGGAGACAACTCCAATGAGCCTTAACATTTTCTGGTTCCTCCCAACCCACGGTGACGGCAAGTACCTGGGCACTTCCGACGGCGCTCGTGCGGTCGATCACGGTTACCTGCAGCAGATTGCGCAGGCCGCCGACCGCTTGGGCTTTGGTGGGGTGCTGATCCCTACCGGCCGTTCCTGCGAGGACTCCTGGCTGGTGGCAGCGTCGCTGATCCCGGTGACCCAGCGACTGAAGTTTCTCGTGGCCCTGCGCCCGGGCATCATTTCGCCGACCGTAGCGGCCCGCCAGGCGGCAACCCTGGATCGCCTGTCCAATGGCCGTGCGCTGTTCAACCTGGTAACCGGTGGCGACCCTGACGAGTTGGCCGGTGACGGCCTGCATCTGAACCACCAGGAGCGCTACGAAGCCTCGGTCGAGTTCACCCGTATCTGGCGCAAGGTGCTGGAAGGCGAAAACGTCGATTACGACGGTAAACACATCCAGGTAAAGGGCGCCAAGCTGCTCTACCCACCGATTCAGCAACCACGTCCGCCACTGTATTTCGGCGGTTCGTCCGAGGCCGCACAGGACCTGGCCGCCGAACAGGTCGAGCTGTACCTGACCTGGGGCGAGCCACCGAGCGCCGTTGCTGAAAAAATCGCCCAAGTGCGTGAAAAAGCTGCTGCCCAAGGCCGCGAAGTGCGCTTCGGTATCCGCCTGCATGTGATCGTGCGGGAAACCAACGAAGAAGCCTGGGCTGCCGCCGACCGCCTGATCTCGCACCTGGACGATGACACCATCAGCCGCGCCCAGGCCTCGCTGGCGCGCTTCGACTCGGTGGGCCAGCAGCGCATGGCTGCCCTGCACGGCGGCAACCGCGACAACCTGGAAGTCAGCCCCAACCTGTGGGCGGGTGTCGGGCTGGTACGTGGTGGGGCGGGAACCGCGCTGGTAGGCGATGGCCCGACTGTGGCGGCGCGGGTCAAGGAATATGCCGAGCTGGGTATCGATACCTTCATCTTCTCCGGTTATCCACATCTGGAAGAGTCGTACCGCGTGGCCGAACTGCTGTTCCCGCACCTGGATGTGCAGCGCCCGGAGCAACCAAAGACCGGTGGTTACGTGAGCCCGTTCGGCGAGATGGTGGCCAACGACATCCTGCCCAAGTCCGTATCGCAGAGCTGAGGGCTGGGCCATGAGTCGTGCAACTTCCTCCAACCTGGCCCAGCGCCTGGCGCCCTGGGCGTTGCCGGTGCTGCTGTTGGCAGCCTGGCAGCTGGCGGTCAGTGCTGGCTGGCTGTCGACGCGCATTCTGCCGGCGCCCAGCGCAGTGGTCAGCGCCGGTGTCGAGCTGGTGCGCAGCGGCGAAATCTGGACCCACCTGGCCATCAGTGGCTGGCGTGCCGGGCTGGGCTTCGTCATCGGCGGCAGCATCGGCCTGGTGCTGGGCTTCATCACCGGCCTGTCGAACTGGGGCGAACGCCTGCTCGACAGCTCGGTGCAGATGATCCGCAACGTGCCGCACTTGGCGCTGATCCCACTGGTGATCCTGTGGTTCGGTATCGACGAGTCGGCAAAGATCTTCCTGGTCGCGTTAGGCACGTTGTTCCCGATCTACCTGAACACCTACCACGGCATCCGCAACGTCGACCCGGCGCTGGTGGAAATGGCACGCAGCTACGGCTTGTCCGGCTTCGGCCTGTTCCGCCAGGTGATCCTGCCGGGGGCGCTGCCTTCGATCCTGGTGGGCGTGCGCTTCGCTCTGGGCTTCATGTGGCTGACGTTGATCGTTGCCGAAACCATCTCGGCCAACGCCGGTATCGGTTACCTGGCAATGAACGCCCGTGAGTTCCTGCAGACCGACGTGGTGGTGCTGGCCATCGTTCTGTATGCCGTGCTCGGCAAGCTCGCCGACCTCGCCGCTCGTGGCCTGGAACGCGTGTGGCTGCGTTGGCACCCAGCCTACCAAGTGGCCAAGAAGGAGGGCGCATGACCGTGCTCAAGGAACAGCCGCCACGCCTGTTGCGTGGCATCCCGCTGGCCTCCAATGGCCTGCGCAAAACCTTTGGCCAGCGCGAAGTGTTGAAGGGCATCGACCTGCACATTCCGGCCGGCCAGTTCGTGGCCATCGTCGGCCGCAGCGGCTGCGGCAAGAGCACCTTGCTGCGGCTGTTGGCCGGGCTCGACCAGCCCACAGCCGGCCAGTTGCTGGCCGGCGCTGCGCCGCTGGAAGAGGCTCGCGAAGAGACTCGCCTGATGTTCCAGGACGCACGCCTGCTGCCATGGAAGAAGGTAATCGACAACGTTGGCCTTGGCCTGTCTGGCGATTGGCGCCCGCGTGCGCTGGATGCATTGGAGGCGGTAGGCCTGGCCGACCGCGCCAATGAATGGCCGGCAGCCCTCTCGGGTGGCCAGAAGCAGCGCGTGGCGTTGGCCCGCGCCTTGATTCACCAGCCGCGCCTGCTGTTGCTGGATGAGCCGCTCGGCGCGCTGGATGCATTGACCCGTATCGAGATGCAGCAATTGATCGAACGCCTGTGGCGTCAGCATGGCTTCACCGTGCTGCTGGTCACCCACGACGTCAGTGAGGCGGTTGCCGTGGCTGACCGGGTGATCCTGATCGAGGACGGCGAAGTCGGGCTCGACCTCACCGTCGACCTGGCGCGGCCTCGGGCGCGTGGTTCACACCGCCTGGCGGCGCTGGAAAGCGAAGTGCTCAACCGTGTTCTGTCGGCCCCGGGCACTGCGCCCGAGCCGGATCCTGTAGCCCCTCTGCCCACGCAGTTGCGTTGGGCGCACTGAATGACCCACTTACCAGACTGAAGCCATAGAGAAGGAATAACATCATGACCATCAAAGCCATCAACGTCCGCAACCAGTTCAAAGGCACCGTGAAAGAAATCCTCGAAGGGCCAGTATTGTCGGAAATCGACGTGCAGACGGCCTCGGGTATCGTTACTTCGGTCATCACCACCCGCTCTGTAAAGGAGCTGGAGCTGCAGGTTGGCAGCGAAGTGATTGCCTTTGTGAAGTCGACTGAAGTGTCCATTGCCAAGTTGTAAGCATTCACCCCCAGGGCTGTTTTGCAGCTCTGGGGGTGATGTGTTGTCAGCTGGCCGGCCGCAGGTTGCCGAATAGCCTGTTGGCTTGTGCCTCGCTCATGCTGCCACGCCACGCGCCTTCCCCGATGTCGCGTTCACTGGCCAGTTTCAGGTGACCTGCTTCAAGCCGAGTGAAGCCTTGTGCCGGTTGCTGGCGGAAGTGAAAGTGCGCGTACCACAATGGCTGCTGGGTACCCAGGTCATTGATGCGGTACTCCTCCAGGTATTCGACAGGGTTGCCCTTGCGGTCCGTCTTCGGCTTCAGTGTGCGTGACCAAACGATTTCCACTTCATTCTGTTCAAGCAGGTCTTCCAGATAGCCCACGGTGGGTTTGCCGGTTGCTTTGGTCTGGGCCGTTCGTAGCTGGCGACCAAATGCTTGTACCTGCTGGGCGGTCGTTTCCAGCCTATGCGTCAGCGCGGTTTGCTCTGGGTTGAGCGTGCCACCTGCTTTCTGCCGAATCCTGTCGGCGATGAAACGCAGTTGCTGTGCATGGCCTTGAGCGATGTCCTCCAGGTCGACGGGCACTGCTTGAGGTGTCTGGTACTGGCGCAACCGGGTTTGTTGCCTCGGGATATCGTCCAGCCGGGCAGTAGCGGTTTCCACAAGGCTCGACATCGTCTCGGTGGGGGCCGCACGCTCGGGCGTGGATAACCGCCATTCTCCCGCCTCGTTCCTGGCATAAACCGTATGAGGTTGATCCGAGTTGGGGTGGTTGATGCGCATGCGTGTCTGCCCCCGTTCGACGTACTCGTTGCCGATAAGCGGCCCCTCGGCGGTTTCGAACAGGCGTGGACGGCTTGGACCGCTAGCGGGCTGTACCGCAGGGCGCTGCCGGTTTGCAGTGACGCTATTGAGACTATCCTCAATATCGCTGACAAGCTGGCGCATCAACTGGCGCAACGAGCGTGTTTCGTTGGTCGACAGCAAGTCCTGGAACGTGTCTTGCCATGCGGTTACATGGCCAATAAAGCGCGTATAGCGGTCTTGCACGCTGGCCAGGAAGGTGCGCTCCTGAGCTCGGCTAAGGCCGGCCTTTTGTAGTTGAAGATGGCTGAAAAGCGTGCTGCGCAAGGCTGCCCCCTGTTCGTTGAAGTGCGCCATGAATGCCGCCATTTGTGGGTGTTCAACGGCGTTTGCGGTGAACAGTGTCGACGACAGGATGGACGCTCGAACGAGCCGGGTATTGGCTGCATCGAGGGTCAGGCCCGTGCCTGTGACTTTTGCCAGGTAATCGGTCAGTGCTTTGCCCTGCAATTGGTTGCACCTGGCATGATGACGAATGGCCAGGCGCTCCACCTCCTGCAGCGTTTCGATCATTTCCTGGTTCGCCCGCAGCGAGTCCTGCGTGACGCGCCTCACCACATGGGTGGGTACCGAGGGCAGTGGCAGGGCCTGGATGGCACTGGTTGCACGCATTGACTGTTGCGTGGCCAAGGTGAAGCGGTCGGCCACCAGATGCATATCGAGTACGCTCATCTCACTGATGTTGGCCTCGCACAGTGAGGTGAACCGGGTGTAGTCCGATCTGCTCAGCGTCGAGCGCTGCTCCTTGAGGCGAGCGAGGCTGCGCGCATTGAACTCGATGTTCTGCATCAACTCATCGCTCAGCTGCTGGCGTGCATTGGCGATTACTGCCTGCTGAGCGTCGCTCAGTGCCCCCCCTTCGGCCACTACTCGCTTGGCCGAGTGGTAGGCCTCTTGTTTTGCGCGCATGCGTATCACGATGCGTTTCAGTTCGTCGTTGATGTCGTGTGCCAGCGCCATGCCGGTCAACTGCTGGGGTTGGCGGCGAAGCAGCACACGCCAGTAGGCAACACCATTCTCGTAAAGGGTGGTAAGTACGCCGCCGCCGCCCGCTAGGCCATTGTCGACCAGCAAGCCGCTCAGCCTGCCTGGTGTCCCCCAAACGCCCTGCTCACTCAGGCGCACGGGTTGCCGATAGGTACGAAGACCCTGTGGCTTGAGCCTCCAGGTGAAGTAAGCGGGGTCCCAGGTCACTGCATACCAGGCGTTGTTGCGGGAAATATAGCGTTGTCCTGTGGCCACATGCTCGAACACGCCA
Protein-coding regions in this window:
- a CDS encoding peroxiredoxin; this encodes MSLKLGDIAPDFEQDSSEGKIRFHEWLGNSWGVLFSHPADFTPVCTTELGLTAKLKDDFAKRGVKAIALSVDPVDSHHRWIEDINETQNTVVNFPIIADADRKVSDLYDLIHPNASDTLTVRSLFVIDPNKKVRLTITYPASTGRNFNEILRVIDSLQLTDNHKVATPGNWQDGDEVVIVPSLKDEEEIKQRFPKGYRAVKPYLRLTPQPNR
- a CDS encoding OprD family porin; the encoded protein is MYKSSLALAVALGVLAQQAGAAGFVEDSKLSLSSRTMYFNNDNRDGGADNRESGQGFKLDYISGFTEGTVGFGVDAQALWGIHLDGGRGKHPDNSSFFPSDTDGSAVSQWARVGANAKARFSKTEVHFGSALAPNLPILVSNDGRLLPQTFEGGTIQSKEIDNLTINAGQLTHAMGRASSNRTGLSVNGGTQDSNKFRYGGLDYKLTKDLTLQYYYSNLEDYYKQHFLGLTHVFQIDQDQSFKTDLRYFDSSSDGKNGEAGYRFNNNGGYAKNTGEVDNKTWSAMFTYTLGGHSLMLGHQRVNDDGGFVWLNQGSVVDGNGRNEGAGGSSFYLFTDSMINQFAKAGENTTFGQYAYDFARLGVPGLKASVAYLKGEDGKNAVGGGTFSEWERDARVDYVIQEGTFKGLGASLRHGVYRGTGTSSLADQDQTRLIFNYTYNFL
- the ssuD gene encoding FMNH2-dependent alkanesulfonate monooxygenase, which codes for MSLNIFWFLPTHGDGKYLGTSDGARAVDHGYLQQIAQAADRLGFGGVLIPTGRSCEDSWLVAASLIPVTQRLKFLVALRPGIISPTVAARQAATLDRLSNGRALFNLVTGGDPDELAGDGLHLNHQERYEASVEFTRIWRKVLEGENVDYDGKHIQVKGAKLLYPPIQQPRPPLYFGGSSEAAQDLAAEQVELYLTWGEPPSAVAEKIAQVREKAAAQGREVRFGIRLHVIVRETNEEAWAAADRLISHLDDDTISRAQASLARFDSVGQQRMAALHGGNRDNLEVSPNLWAGVGLVRGGAGTALVGDGPTVAARVKEYAELGIDTFIFSGYPHLEESYRVAELLFPHLDVQRPEQPKTGGYVSPFGEMVANDILPKSVSQS
- a CDS encoding molybdopterin-binding protein, translated to MTIKAINVRNQFKGTVKEILEGPVLSEIDVQTASGIVTSVITTRSVKELELQVGSEVIAFVKSTEVSIAKL
- the ssuB gene encoding aliphatic sulfonates ABC transporter ATP-binding protein yields the protein MTVLKEQPPRLLRGIPLASNGLRKTFGQREVLKGIDLHIPAGQFVAIVGRSGCGKSTLLRLLAGLDQPTAGQLLAGAAPLEEAREETRLMFQDARLLPWKKVIDNVGLGLSGDWRPRALDALEAVGLADRANEWPAALSGGQKQRVALARALIHQPRLLLLDEPLGALDALTRIEMQQLIERLWRQHGFTVLLVTHDVSEAVAVADRVILIEDGEVGLDLTVDLARPRARGSHRLAALESEVLNRVLSAPGTAPEPDPVAPLPTQLRWAH
- a CDS encoding sulfonate ABC transporter substrate-binding protein, producing MRTVFLRRGLVALFAAAVSFGAITQAQAESLRIGYQKYGTLVLLKAKGTLEKRLAEQGVQVQWTEFPGGPQLLEGLNVGSIDFGVTGETPPVFAQAAGADLLYVAYEPPAPHSEAILVPKGSPIQSVKDLKGKKVVLNKGSNVHYLLVRALEDAGLKYSDIQPVYLPPADARAAFERGSVDAWVIWDPYQAAAEQQLQARTLRDGKGLVDNHQFYLATRNYATQHPAVINTVIEEVRAVGEWSQANPQEVTDQVAPLLGLPADITLTSVKRQGYGAAPLTPEVVAAQQKIADTFQALKLIPKPLSIKDVIWTPPAKVASAP
- the tauA gene encoding taurine ABC transporter substrate-binding protein; its protein translation is MIPHAPLRLFAALTLASTSWLAQAADLTVAYQTTVDPAKVAQVDGDYEKASKASIDWRKFDNGADVITAVASGDVQIGYLGSSPLAAAATRKLPVETFLIATQIGAGEALVARDSIKTPQDLVGKKVAVPFVSTGHYSLLAALKSWNIDPSKVQILNLAPPAIIAAWKRGDIDATYVWDPALGVAKENGKVLITSGELAQKGAPTFDAWIVRKDFAEKHPDVVKAFAKVTLDAYADYRKDPKAWLADKANVDKLVKLSGAKASDIPVLLEGNVYPLAADQANALGAPTTQALTDTANFLKQQGKVEAVLPDYSPYVSAKFLPN
- the ssuE gene encoding NADPH-dependent FMN reductase, with amino-acid sequence MLVVSIGGSPSSRSRSGVLLERSRQWLQNRGVEVVTFQVRDFPAEDLLHARFDSPQVQHFQQLVAQADGLIVSTPVYKASFAGALKTLLDLLPERALAHKIVLPIATGGSIAHMLAVDYALKPVLSALKAQETLQGIFADDSQVAYAEGARPAQLVPALEERLHDSLETFHVALARRPRPVAPGVLNERLISARWSI
- the ssuC gene encoding aliphatic sulfonate ABC transporter permease SsuC; this translates as MSRATSSNLAQRLAPWALPVLLLAAWQLAVSAGWLSTRILPAPSAVVSAGVELVRSGEIWTHLAISGWRAGLGFVIGGSIGLVLGFITGLSNWGERLLDSSVQMIRNVPHLALIPLVILWFGIDESAKIFLVALGTLFPIYLNTYHGIRNVDPALVEMARSYGLSGFGLFRQVILPGALPSILVGVRFALGFMWLTLIVAETISANAGIGYLAMNAREFLQTDVVVLAIVLYAVLGKLADLAARGLERVWLRWHPAYQVAKKEGA